From the Butyrivibrio fibrisolvens genome, one window contains:
- a CDS encoding SLC13 family permease gives MLTSKTIAIALFVLMYVLMVLLPKKRAVVALSTAAIYVILTLIGVGGDPILPITQVPSAIDWNILMMLVGTMVIVDYFIESKMPNVIAEWLLRLAPNVMWVTILMSLFSGIISAFIDNVATVLMVAPVGLAICKKLNISPVSMIICIAVSSNLQGAATLVGDTTSIMLAGAAGMNFNDFFVFHGKAGIFFAVELGALLTVPIMMFLFRKDKESVTSTEHTVVTDYVPTITMLGHVVLLIIASFIPEGMKPETTNGIICLVCGVLTVVWEIAKQKSTDGMWHSLKAMDWDTMLLLTGLFCVIAGITNVGVIDDLATMISKAGSSNVFILYSIVVWGSVAISAFIDNIPYVATMLPILGSVAATLNVDANFLYFGLLIGATLGGNITPIGASANIAGVGMLRKEGYEVKFRDFFKIGIPFTLTAVITGYLFIWFVWKP, from the coding sequence ATGTTAACATCCAAAACCATCGCGATAGCACTTTTTGTACTTATGTATGTACTCATGGTGCTATTACCAAAGAAAAGAGCTGTTGTTGCTCTCTCAACTGCAGCAATCTATGTAATCCTTACACTTATAGGAGTAGGCGGTGATCCTATCCTTCCAATCACGCAGGTACCCAGTGCTATCGACTGGAACATACTTATGATGCTGGTAGGAACTATGGTTATCGTAGACTATTTCATCGAATCCAAGATGCCCAATGTTATTGCTGAGTGGCTTCTAAGACTTGCCCCTAATGTAATGTGGGTTACAATTCTCATGTCACTTTTCTCAGGTATCATCTCAGCTTTCATCGACAATGTAGCTACAGTACTTATGGTAGCACCTGTAGGACTTGCTATCTGTAAGAAGCTGAACATATCTCCTGTATCCATGATCATCTGTATCGCAGTATCCTCAAACCTTCAGGGCGCTGCAACACTTGTTGGTGATACTACATCTATCATGCTTGCAGGCGCTGCCGGCATGAACTTCAATGACTTCTTCGTATTCCACGGAAAAGCCGGTATCTTCTTTGCAGTTGAGCTTGGTGCTCTTCTTACTGTTCCGATCATGATGTTCCTCTTCCGCAAGGACAAAGAATCTGTTACATCAACAGAGCACACAGTTGTAACTGACTATGTTCCGACTATTACAATGCTGGGACACGTGGTACTGCTTATCATCGCATCCTTCATTCCGGAAGGGATGAAGCCGGAGACAACCAATGGTATCATCTGCCTTGTATGCGGCGTCCTCACTGTAGTATGGGAGATTGCCAAGCAGAAGAGCACAGATGGAATGTGGCACTCACTTAAGGCTATGGACTGGGATACAATGCTCCTTCTTACAGGTCTGTTCTGCGTCATAGCAGGTATCACCAATGTTGGTGTCATAGATGATCTTGCAACTATGATCTCCAAGGCAGGTAGCAGCAACGTATTCATTTTGTATTCAATTGTAGTATGGGGTTCTGTAGCTATATCTGCTTTTATAGACAACATACCTTACGTTGCAACAATGCTCCCTATTCTGGGTTCTGTCGCAGCAACACTTAATGTAGATGCTAACTTCCTGTATTTCGGTCTTCTCATAGGAGCTACTCTTGGTGGTAACATTACTCCTATCGGAGCATCTGCCAATATCGCAGGTGTTGGTATGCTTAGAAAAGAAGGTTATGAAGTTAAGTTCAGAGACTTCTTCAAGATTGGTATTCCGTTTACACTTACAGCTGTTATTACAGGTTATCTCTTCATTTGGTTTGTATGGAAGCCATGA
- a CDS encoding beta-glucosidase has translation MKEDFKEEIEKVISKMTLDDKIAMIHGAHLFQNGSVDHLNIPPLTMSDGPMGVRADFEPDKWMPAQHASDEVTYLPCNSALASTWNRSLARDMGSVLGEENRGRGKDISLAPGINIKRTPLCGRNFEYFSEDPYITGELASEFVKGLQEWDVAACVKHFALNNQETQRLEVDVDVDEEVLRRIYLRAFHKVLKDGGAYSVMGAYNKFRGDYCNENPFLLTKVLRDEWKWDGAVISDWGGVHNTDKAAVSDLDLEMSVRDNFDDYVMAKPLKKMVQKGKIDESYIDKKVYHLLLLMYRLNMMEGFVRKCGSYNTPMHRQIALDVAREGVILLKNDNKTLPLKRDKLRKILVIGENGDRIHSNAGGSAEIKTLYEITPLMGLRSHIGGNCKIDYAEGYTSRFRADEPSAFEDGGTNWQRLDAIRKAAEANWQEASLENGGGKTQSVIKVDKKLSKLRAKLREEALSMAKDPSYEQVIFIGGINHDFDSEGIDRINMDIPYEQNELIEELLKIRPDLVVVMVAGSPLNMTPWADKVGTLIWTYYNGIEGGNALADVILGNVNPSGKLAETIGHDLSDYGSHVLARFPEPETAHYTEGFKVGYRFNDTDNVEPLFPFGYGLSYTSFEYSDPKLSLDDKGNKVITVSIKNIGKVSGFETVQVYARREGAEVFQELAGFEKVYLRAGEERSVDIAIELDTETELSKSFNKSVKYAIGSSSRDIRLTI, from the coding sequence ATGAAAGAAGATTTTAAAGAGGAAATAGAAAAAGTCATCAGCAAGATGACTCTTGATGACAAGATTGCAATGATCCACGGTGCACATCTTTTTCAAAACGGGAGCGTGGATCACCTTAATATTCCACCGCTTACAATGTCGGATGGACCTATGGGTGTAAGGGCAGATTTTGAGCCTGATAAGTGGATGCCTGCCCAGCATGCAAGTGACGAAGTTACTTACCTTCCATGCAATTCAGCTCTTGCGTCTACCTGGAACAGAAGCCTTGCAAGGGATATGGGAAGCGTCCTTGGTGAAGAGAACAGAGGAAGAGGTAAGGATATAAGCCTTGCTCCAGGTATCAATATCAAGAGGACTCCCCTTTGCGGAAGGAATTTTGAATATTTTAGTGAAGATCCTTATATAACAGGTGAGCTTGCATCAGAGTTTGTTAAGGGGCTTCAGGAGTGGGACGTTGCAGCCTGTGTCAAGCATTTTGCACTTAACAATCAGGAGACGCAGCGTCTTGAAGTGGACGTAGATGTTGATGAAGAGGTGCTTAGGCGCATATATCTAAGAGCTTTTCATAAGGTGTTAAAAGATGGCGGAGCCTACAGCGTAATGGGCGCCTATAACAAGTTCAGAGGCGATTATTGCAATGAGAATCCATTCCTACTTACCAAGGTACTTAGAGATGAGTGGAAATGGGACGGAGCGGTAATATCAGACTGGGGCGGTGTCCACAATACTGATAAAGCAGCCGTGTCAGACCTTGATCTTGAGATGTCTGTAAGAGACAACTTCGATGATTATGTTATGGCAAAGCCTCTTAAGAAGATGGTTCAAAAAGGTAAGATAGATGAGTCATATATTGACAAAAAAGTCTACCATCTCCTTCTTCTTATGTATCGCCTTAATATGATGGAAGGATTTGTAAGAAAGTGCGGAAGTTACAACACTCCGATGCACAGGCAGATAGCACTTGATGTTGCAAGAGAAGGTGTGATCCTTCTTAAAAATGATAATAAGACACTTCCTCTTAAGAGAGATAAGCTTAGAAAAATCCTTGTAATTGGTGAAAATGGTGACAGGATCCATTCTAATGCCGGAGGATCAGCAGAGATCAAGACTCTATATGAGATAACTCCTCTTATGGGACTTAGAAGCCATATAGGCGGTAATTGCAAGATCGATTATGCAGAGGGCTATACTTCAAGGTTCAGAGCAGATGAGCCGTCAGCCTTCGAAGATGGCGGAACCAACTGGCAGAGGCTCGATGCTATAAGGAAGGCAGCAGAAGCTAACTGGCAGGAAGCTTCCCTTGAAAATGGTGGTGGTAAGACTCAGTCTGTTATTAAAGTAGACAAAAAACTGTCAAAGCTTCGTGCTAAGCTCCGTGAGGAAGCCCTGTCGATGGCCAAGGATCCGTCTTATGAGCAGGTTATATTCATAGGTGGAATCAATCACGATTTTGATTCTGAAGGAATAGACAGGATAAACATGGATATTCCTTATGAGCAGAATGAGCTCATAGAAGAGCTTCTTAAGATACGTCCTGATCTTGTTGTAGTTATGGTAGCAGGAAGTCCTCTTAATATGACTCCCTGGGCCGATAAGGTTGGGACTCTTATATGGACCTATTACAACGGAATTGAGGGAGGCAATGCCCTTGCAGATGTGATCCTTGGTAATGTCAATCCTTCCGGCAAGCTTGCAGAGACTATAGGACATGACCTTAGTGATTATGGAAGTCACGTTCTGGCAAGATTCCCTGAGCCTGAAACAGCGCATTATACAGAAGGCTTCAAGGTTGGATACCGCTTTAATGATACTGATAATGTAGAGCCTTTATTCCCGTTTGGATATGGTCTGTCTTATACGAGCTTTGAATATTCAGATCCTAAGCTGTCGCTTGATGATAAGGGTAATAAGGTTATTACTGTTAGTATCAAAAATATAGGAAAAGTATCAGGCTTTGAAACCGTGCAGGTTTATGCAAGAAGGGAAGGCGCAGAAGTATTCCAGGAACTTGCAGGTTTTGAAAAGGTATACCTTCGCGCGGGCGAAGAAAGAAGTGTGGATATAGCGATAGAACTTGACACAGAGACAGAGCTTTCCAAGAGCTTTAACAAGTCTGTTAAGTATGCGATAGGTTCATCTTCACGTGATATAAGACTTACAATTTAA
- a CDS encoding LCP family protein, with product MDTKEEITETDNKADAHKKASKASRSRKIRTAIIIVEIILILLECAVLYVVNKLDRVQRVAISVDELQENISEEVKANAESGQMKGYTNIALFGVDTRTGDLENNTRSDTILIASINNTTKEVKLVSVFRDTYLNLGNDSYNKANSAYAQGGPTQAINMLNMNLDLNITDFITVGFEGLVDVIDALGGIDIELTDAEVKHLNDYQKIMARQQGKEYIAVTQAGYQHLNGLQATAYCRIRYTSGDDFKRTERQREVLEKVFEAASKASLSELNSIIDAVTDEIYTSLSTSEILGYVSNITSYSIVDTTGIPTSDMRTGATVGRKGSCVIPVTLEANVIWLHEYLFGEENYSPSSKVLEYSEKIQSDSGYTLDEDGNVVSGYRSSSTTTTTTTSGTTTTPSTTTQEDTTTTTDPYAGLMSMTDPNTGATVWYDPYTGAVIDPATGQPTGAMADPATGNVVYPGGSGSGQNTTPDPNAQTTTPAVTDPATATPADPSATTVDPNAAAPAVDPSTTTPDPNATTAAPATTN from the coding sequence GTGGATACAAAAGAAGAAATAACAGAAACTGATAATAAAGCGGATGCTCATAAGAAGGCTTCAAAAGCCAGCAGATCCAGAAAAATCCGTACTGCCATCATCATCGTAGAGATAATCCTTATCTTATTGGAATGCGCTGTTCTATATGTTGTTAATAAGCTTGACAGGGTGCAGAGAGTTGCAATATCCGTGGATGAGCTTCAGGAGAACATAAGCGAGGAAGTTAAGGCCAACGCAGAAAGCGGACAGATGAAGGGTTATACCAACATTGCTCTTTTTGGTGTTGATACCAGAACAGGAGATCTTGAGAATAATACAAGAAGTGATACTATTCTCATTGCATCTATCAATAATACAACCAAGGAAGTTAAGCTTGTATCTGTTTTCAGAGATACTTATCTTAATCTTGGCAATGATTCATATAACAAGGCCAACAGTGCCTACGCACAGGGTGGCCCTACACAGGCCATCAATATGCTCAATATGAATCTGGATCTTAATATCACTGATTTCATCACAGTTGGATTTGAAGGCCTTGTAGATGTTATAGATGCTCTTGGCGGTATAGATATAGAGCTTACAGATGCTGAAGTTAAGCACCTTAATGATTATCAGAAGATAATGGCTCGTCAGCAGGGCAAAGAATATATAGCTGTAACGCAGGCGGGATATCAGCACCTTAACGGTCTTCAGGCTACAGCATATTGTAGGATCAGATATACGTCAGGTGATGACTTTAAGAGAACTGAGAGGCAGAGAGAAGTTCTTGAGAAAGTATTTGAAGCAGCCAGCAAGGCTTCACTTTCTGAACTTAATTCTATAATCGATGCGGTAACAGATGAGATATATACATCTCTTTCTACATCGGAGATACTCGGATATGTCTCTAATATCACAAGTTACAGCATAGTAGATACAACAGGTATACCTACTTCTGATATGAGAACAGGTGCTACAGTCGGCAGAAAGGGAAGCTGCGTAATACCCGTAACCCTTGAAGCAAATGTTATATGGCTCCATGAATATCTCTTCGGAGAAGAGAATTATAGCCCATCATCCAAGGTACTTGAGTATAGTGAGAAGATTCAAAGCGATTCAGGATATACTCTTGATGAAGATGGCAATGTTGTATCAGGTTATAGGAGCAGTTCTACAACTACGACTACTACAACGTCTGGTACTACAACTACCCCAAGTACAACTACTCAGGAAGATACTACGACTACAACAGATCCGTATGCAGGACTTATGTCTATGACTGATCCTAATACAGGAGCCACAGTCTGGTATGATCCGTATACAGGAGCTGTTATAGATCCCGCTACAGGACAGCCTACAGGTGCAATGGCAGATCCTGCTACAGGCAATGTTGTATATCCGGGAGGATCAGGAAGTGGTCAGAATACTACTCCGGATCCTAACGCGCAGACTACAACTCCTGCTGTGACCGACCCGGCTACAGCTACTCCTGCGGATCCATCAGCAACAACAGTAGATCCAAATGCCGCAGCGCCTGCAGTAGATCCTTCTACTACAACACCTGATCCAAATGCAACGACTGCTGCGCCGGCAACAACAAATTAA
- the surE gene encoding 5'/3'-nucleotidase SurE — MKILVTNDDGINAEGIEILAKTARKFGEVIVIAPEDQCSAMSHHITLRDKMTIRKHDFAVPGVSAYAFGGTPADCVRASYLGLFKDGEKPDLVLSGVNKGANCGYDIQYSATVGAAMEALLYGVPAICFSQNYFTDEHECHTDVMHAHIEEILRDLISKPLDKGLAWNVNFPSCKIEDYKGILFDRFPAQSAFWDDKYVVEDSDEAQKEVVLKTIPVEKAQEGSDMQAVIDGYISIGTIRNTVIR; from the coding sequence ATGAAGATACTTGTTACAAACGATGATGGAATAAATGCAGAAGGAATTGAGATCCTTGCAAAAACTGCCAGGAAATTCGGAGAGGTTATCGTTATCGCACCTGAAGATCAGTGCAGTGCTATGTCGCATCACATAACCCTTCGCGACAAGATGACTATAAGGAAGCACGACTTTGCAGTCCCTGGTGTATCTGCTTATGCTTTTGGAGGAACACCTGCAGACTGTGTCAGAGCTTCCTATCTGGGACTATTTAAGGATGGAGAAAAGCCTGATCTGGTTCTGTCCGGAGTTAATAAGGGAGCAAACTGCGGATATGATATACAGTACTCAGCAACAGTTGGAGCTGCAATGGAAGCACTTCTTTATGGAGTTCCGGCTATATGTTTTTCTCAGAACTATTTTACAGATGAGCATGAATGTCATACAGATGTAATGCATGCTCACATTGAGGAGATACTAAGAGATCTTATCTCTAAACCTCTGGACAAAGGACTTGCATGGAACGTAAACTTCCCATCATGCAAGATAGAAGATTATAAAGGTATACTCTTTGACAGATTCCCAGCCCAGAGTGCATTCTGGGACGATAAGTATGTTGTGGAAGACAGTGACGAAGCGCAGAAAGAAGTTGTTCTTAAAACTATACCGGTTGAAAAGGCGCAGGAAGGCAGTGATATGCAGGCTGTTATCGATGGCTATATTTCAATAGGAACCATAAGAAATACAGTTATTCGATAA
- a CDS encoding glycoside hydrolase family 31 protein has product MFFAQDGNILIGKREGETLRIEPWGNNALRVRSTMYPEFTGNNWGLEEDIDHGSAKIETFDDHATIENGNISAHINNSGVITFFKNGQKILKEYYRSYDASVTKESICLKLIARNFKPIVGGDYKLTMRFEPNDDEKIFGMGCYQQKYMDLKGCVLELAQRNSQTSIPFALSSKGFGFLWNNPAVGKASFGKNYTEFEAYATKELDYWIVAEDTPVEIIERYTEVTGRAPVIRNDVFGLWQSRLRYRTQEEVLSVARKYKELGIKLDVIVIDFFHWTRQGDWQFDPEYWPYPKAMIDELHAGGTKVIVSVWPSVDKKSIHFYEMWDKGYLIRTEHGSNQTYDYQGDCVEIDCTNPEARQYIWDICKKNYYDYGIDMFWLDNAEPDFGVYDFDNYRYRMGTALSCSNIYPKLYAKAFYDGQKADGNDKIFSLIRCGWVGSQKYGTLLWNGDIQSTWEALQSAVGQGLNMGIAGIPWWNTDVAGFMNGDMTTDYFKELAQRWFEFAIFTPILRLHGDREPMNIPALDTTKDWGGGYLHTGAPTEMWACGDEVFNVMKKNLELRESLVPYIDELNKEAHKTGLPIMRAMFLEFPEDAKCWELDDQYMFGSKYLVAPVLEAGVTQREVYLPEGKWEDIRDGKVYEGGGTVKAPAPIDSIPVFKRV; this is encoded by the coding sequence ATGTTTTTTGCACAGGATGGAAATATCCTAATTGGAAAAAGAGAGGGAGAGACTCTCAGAATCGAGCCTTGGGGCAATAATGCTCTCCGCGTTCGTTCTACAATGTATCCTGAATTTACAGGTAATAACTGGGGACTTGAAGAAGATATAGATCATGGAAGTGCCAAGATCGAGACTTTTGATGACCATGCTACGATTGAAAATGGCAATATATCTGCTCATATCAATAATTCAGGCGTTATCACTTTTTTCAAAAACGGACAGAAGATTCTCAAGGAATATTACAGAAGCTATGATGCCTCTGTAACTAAGGAGAGCATATGTCTTAAACTCATTGCTAGGAACTTTAAGCCTATAGTGGGCGGAGATTACAAGCTTACTATGCGCTTTGAGCCCAATGATGATGAGAAAATCTTTGGTATGGGCTGCTATCAGCAAAAGTACATGGATCTTAAGGGATGCGTACTTGAGCTTGCGCAGCGCAATTCACAGACATCTATTCCTTTTGCTCTTTCAAGTAAGGGCTTTGGATTCTTATGGAATAACCCGGCTGTTGGTAAAGCTTCTTTTGGTAAGAACTATACAGAATTTGAAGCATATGCAACCAAGGAACTTGACTACTGGATAGTAGCTGAGGATACTCCGGTAGAGATTATAGAAAGATATACAGAGGTTACAGGAAGAGCTCCTGTTATCAGAAATGATGTATTTGGCTTATGGCAGTCAAGGCTTCGTTACAGGACTCAGGAAGAAGTTCTGTCTGTTGCCAGAAAGTACAAAGAGCTCGGCATCAAGCTTGACGTGATCGTAATAGACTTCTTCCATTGGACAAGACAGGGTGACTGGCAGTTCGATCCTGAATACTGGCCTTATCCAAAGGCTATGATAGATGAGCTCCATGCAGGCGGAACCAAGGTCATCGTATCAGTATGGCCATCTGTCGATAAGAAGTCTATACACTTCTATGAGATGTGGGACAAGGGATATCTTATCCGTACAGAGCACGGATCTAACCAGACTTATGATTATCAGGGAGACTGTGTTGAGATTGACTGCACCAACCCGGAGGCTCGTCAGTATATCTGGGATATCTGCAAGAAGAACTACTATGATTATGGTATAGATATGTTCTGGCTTGATAATGCTGAGCCTGACTTTGGCGTATATGACTTTGACAATTATCGTTACCGTATGGGAACTGCTCTTTCCTGCAGCAACATCTATCCTAAGCTTTATGCTAAGGCTTTCTACGATGGTCAGAAAGCTGATGGCAATGACAAGATCTTCTCGCTTATCAGATGCGGCTGGGTTGGATCACAGAAGTACGGCACACTTTTGTGGAACGGTGATATCCAGTCAACCTGGGAAGCTCTGCAGTCAGCAGTTGGTCAAGGCCTTAATATGGGTATTGCAGGTATCCCATGGTGGAATACAGACGTTGCCGGCTTCATGAATGGTGATATGACTACAGATTATTTTAAAGAGCTGGCTCAGAGATGGTTTGAGTTTGCAATATTCACACCTATCCTTCGTCTCCACGGAGATAGAGAACCTATGAACATCCCGGCACTTGACACCACCAAGGACTGGGGTGGCGGATACCTCCACACAGGAGCACCTACTGAGATGTGGGCATGCGGCGATGAAGTCTTTAATGTTATGAAAAAGAACTTAGAGCTTCGCGAAAGTCTTGTTCCATATATTGACGAGCTCAACAAAGAGGCTCACAAAACAGGCCTTCCTATCATGCGTGCTATGTTCCTTGAATTCCCTGAAGATGCGAAGTGCTGGGAACTTGATGATCAGTACATGTTCGGTAGTAAGTACCTTGTAGCACCTGTCCTTGAAGCAGGTGTAACCCAAAGAGAAGTATACCTTCCTGAAGGAAAGTGGGAAGACATCCGTGATGGCAAGGTATATGAAGGCGGGGGCACAGTTAAGGCGCCGGCTCCTATAGACAGTATCCCTGTATTTAAGAGAGTATAA
- the fba gene encoding class II fructose-1,6-bisphosphate aldolase, whose product MALVTSTEMFKKAYTGGYAIGAFNINNMEIVQAITDAAAELKSPVILQASQGARKYANSVYLVKLVEAANEIHPEVPMVLHLDHGADFATCKDCIDNGFTSVMIDYSSHSFEENIEESRKVAEYAHEHGVVVEAELGTLAGIEDAVSVDADKAMFTDPDQVEEFVNKTGVDSLAIAIGTSHGAYKFKPGTNPKLRLDILAEVSRRLPGFPIVLHGSSSVPQEYVKIINEHGGKLKDAIGVPEDQLREAARGAVCKINIDSDLRLGMTAGIREHFVANPDHFDPRQYIGDGRKYVKDIVAHKIKNVLGSENTI is encoded by the coding sequence ATGGCACTTGTTACATCAACAGAAATGTTCAAGAAAGCTTATACAGGCGGATATGCTATCGGAGCTTTCAACATCAACAACATGGAGATCGTTCAGGCGATCACTGACGCTGCAGCTGAACTTAAGAGCCCTGTAATCTTACAGGCTTCACAGGGAGCTAGAAAATATGCTAACTCCGTATATCTTGTAAAGCTGGTAGAGGCTGCCAATGAGATTCATCCTGAAGTTCCTATGGTACTTCACTTAGACCACGGTGCAGACTTTGCAACATGTAAAGACTGTATCGACAATGGATTTACATCAGTTATGATCGACTATTCAAGCCACTCTTTCGAAGAAAATATAGAAGAGTCAAGGAAGGTTGCTGAGTACGCACACGAGCACGGTGTAGTAGTAGAAGCTGAGCTTGGAACTCTTGCAGGAATCGAAGATGCTGTATCAGTTGATGCTGATAAGGCTATGTTCACAGATCCTGATCAGGTTGAAGAGTTCGTTAACAAGACAGGCGTTGATTCACTTGCAATCGCTATAGGAACAAGCCATGGTGCATATAAGTTTAAGCCAGGCACTAATCCTAAGCTTCGTCTTGATATCCTTGCTGAGGTTTCAAGAAGACTTCCCGGATTCCCGATCGTACTGCACGGATCAAGCTCTGTACCTCAGGAATATGTTAAGATCATCAACGAGCATGGCGGCAAATTAAAGGATGCCATCGGCGTTCCGGAAGATCAGCTCCGTGAAGCTGCAAGAGGCGCTGTCTGCAAGATCAACATCGACTCAGACCTTCGTCTTGGCATGACAGCAGGTATCAGAGAGCACTTCGTAGCAAACCCTGATCACTTCGATCCTCGTCAGTATATTGGCGATGGCCGTAAGTATGTCAAGGATATCGTAGCTCATAAGATCAAGAATGTACTTGGATCTGAGAATACCATCTGA
- a CDS encoding alpha-L-fucosidase — MEFDLQKEMARIDDQIAKGPYKDTWESISTYPVPKWYADAKFGIFIHFSVCSQTAYANEWYPRGMYIQGTREFEHHVKTHGPHKEFGYKDFIPLFKAEKFSADEWNDLFKEAGAEYVVPVGEHHDGFQMYKSKISDWNAAKMGPMRDVVGEMEDSIREHGMIAGVSSHRIEHWWFLSHAREFDSDMTGMEERGHIYWPSMKECEDQMDPFSEPVPSKEFLEDWLARTVEIIDRFAPRVLYFDWWIHHSAARPYVRKMMAYYYNHMESLGLTGVVNYKYGCLPFGCGVPDVERGQFAEAKPYIWQTDTSIGDKSWGYIEDNHYKSSRQIIENLIDVVSKNGRLLLNVGPKGDGTICEEETKVLKEIGSWLKVNGEAIYGTKPYERSSEGPTKIEDGYFTESSKEYTSQDFRFTVKGDHMYVIAMKTSKDGEYLVRSFARNPEHEQFHYTGVISNVEALLGDCRFEHKNDGLHIYSEITSDYPIVFRISFS, encoded by the coding sequence ATGGAATTCGATCTTCAAAAAGAAATGGCCCGTATAGATGATCAGATTGCAAAAGGGCCTTATAAAGATACCTGGGAATCTATTTCTACATATCCTGTACCCAAGTGGTATGCTGATGCAAAATTCGGAATATTCATTCATTTTAGTGTATGCTCACAGACTGCCTATGCCAATGAATGGTATCCACGCGGGATGTATATTCAGGGAACAAGAGAATTTGAGCATCATGTCAAGACACATGGTCCTCACAAAGAGTTTGGATACAAAGACTTCATTCCGCTTTTTAAGGCAGAGAAGTTCAGTGCTGATGAATGGAATGACCTTTTTAAAGAAGCCGGAGCTGAGTATGTAGTTCCTGTAGGCGAACATCACGACGGATTTCAGATGTACAAAAGTAAGATATCTGACTGGAATGCAGCTAAGATGGGACCTATGCGCGATGTAGTCGGCGAGATGGAAGACTCTATAAGGGAGCACGGGATGATAGCAGGAGTATCATCACACAGGATAGAGCACTGGTGGTTTTTGTCCCATGCAAGAGAGTTTGATTCAGATATGACCGGCATGGAAGAAAGAGGTCATATCTACTGGCCGTCAATGAAGGAATGTGAAGATCAGATGGATCCTTTCTCAGAGCCTGTTCCATCTAAAGAGTTCCTTGAGGACTGGCTTGCAAGAACTGTGGAGATCATAGACCGCTTTGCTCCTAGAGTGCTTTATTTTGACTGGTGGATACACCACAGCGCTGCAAGGCCATATGTCAGGAAGATGATGGCTTATTATTATAATCATATGGAAAGCCTCGGTCTTACAGGAGTTGTAAACTACAAATACGGTTGCCTTCCTTTTGGATGCGGTGTTCCTGATGTTGAGAGGGGACAGTTCGCAGAGGCTAAACCCTACATATGGCAGACAGATACATCCATTGGAGATAAGTCCTGGGGCTATATAGAAGACAACCATTATAAGAGCTCAAGGCAGATTATTGAGAATCTTATTGATGTTGTGTCCAAGAACGGAAGGCTCCTTTTAAATGTAGGTCCTAAAGGCGACGGAACTATCTGTGAAGAGGAGACCAAGGTGCTCAAAGAGATAGGAAGCTGGCTTAAGGTCAATGGAGAAGCTATATATGGTACAAAGCCATACGAGAGATCTTCAGAAGGACCTACCAAGATTGAAGACGGATACTTCACAGAAAGTTCCAAGGAGTATACATCACAGGATTTCAGATTTACAGTCAAGGGTGATCATATGTATGTCATAGCCATGAAGACTTCCAAAGATGGAGAATATCTTGTTAGAAGTTTTGCAAGAAATCCTGAGCATGAGCAGTTCCATTATACGGGAGTTATCAGCAATGTTGAGGCTCTTTTGGGTGATTGCAGATTTGAACACAAAAACGACGGCCTCCACATATATTCTGAAATTACGTCAGATTATCCGATAGTATTTCGTATTTCTTTTTCTTAA
- a CDS encoding GreA/GreB family elongation factor yields MHNELTKKDIEDMQAEIDNRKINIRKELLEDVKEARAQGDLSENFEYYAAKRAKNQNESRIRFLERMIKTAKIIDDDSSDDQVGMNKTVTVYVEEDDVEEVYKIVTTIRADSLKGTISVESPLGKALMGHKVGDRVNIVISKDYNYDVIIRKIENTELTDDDKLRDF; encoded by the coding sequence ATGCACAACGAACTGACTAAAAAAGACATAGAAGATATGCAGGCTGAGATTGACAACCGCAAGATCAATATAAGGAAAGAGCTTCTTGAGGATGTCAAAGAGGCAAGGGCTCAGGGCGATCTGTCCGAGAACTTTGAGTACTATGCAGCCAAGAGGGCCAAGAACCAGAACGAGAGCCGCATACGCTTTCTTGAAAGGATGATCAAGACAGCCAAGATCATTGATGATGACTCAAGTGATGATCAGGTAGGCATGAACAAGACTGTAACTGTCTATGTCGAGGAAGATGATGTCGAGGAAGTGTATAAGATCGTCACTACCATAAGAGCGGACTCCCTTAAAGGAACCATAAGCGTGGAATCTCCGCTTGGTAAAGCCCTGATGGGACATAAGGTAGGAGACCGCGTCAATATAGTTATAAGCAAGGATTATAACTATGACGTGATAATCAGAAAAATTGAGAATACCGAGCTTACAGATGATGATAAGCTCAGGGATTTCTAA